The Cohnella abietis genome has a segment encoding these proteins:
- a CDS encoding S-layer homology domain-containing protein, with the protein MRKLIIMLMLTLMVLPMAHGFAQERGFSDIPNNSKDSGLIQWAATNKIMTGYSDGTFRPDKPVTNAEYTTALMRLYGEPVVHYTKKKQHWSDDYYIVAAVQGEITWGFNDSKLRDAVMTIHHVRQVIDFRGDVFTRIELVKYLKRFSEKQNSQIIQIVDAKWK; encoded by the coding sequence ATGAGAAAATTAATAATAATGCTAATGTTAACATTAATGGTACTGCCAATGGCTCATGGTTTTGCACAGGAACGTGGCTTTTCAGATATCCCAAATAACAGTAAGGATTCTGGTCTTATTCAATGGGCAGCAACCAATAAAATCATGACCGGGTACAGTGATGGGACCTTCCGACCGGACAAGCCTGTGACGAACGCTGAATACACAACTGCACTGATGCGACTATACGGAGAACCTGTTGTACACTACACTAAGAAAAAACAGCATTGGTCGGATGATTATTATATCGTAGCAGCTGTACAAGGTGAAATCACTTGGGGGTTTAACGATTCTAAACTGAGGGATGCCGTAATGACGATCCATCATGTTCGGCAGGTGATAGACTTCCGTGGGGATGTATTCACACGTATCGAGCTGGTTAAGTATCTGAAGCGTTTTTCGGAAAAACAAAACAGTCAAATTATTCAGATCGTAGATGCCAAGTGGAAATAA
- a CDS encoding tyrosine-type recombinase/integrase: MKGHVRARSNKKWEFVIPVGKNLDGSRKRITGGGFADKEKAEEAMVKKMYEINAGLFIEPSKETVFNFFSTWIAQKKSQLRTSTYSNYLGYFNNHIAPNLGNILLSKLTTQHIQQLYMKMNQTNSPRTVKHLHTMLKQGLGRAVKLNIIAKNPAEDCMLPKIENEPFDCWNAEELRQFLDFAKSSRWYLAFLIAAYTGARLGEVLALRWENIDFSKGTVTIKNALTRKDRGFQLGQTKTRSSIRQIRLPATVIQELLVLKNVLYVGSKKSEVDARVFNNPKDFIVHTFDGNYLSPHNFVKTWRKLVRESGLRKIRFHDLRHTHATLLLEAGINMKAVSRRLGHSTVNMTLDTYSHVTPQMEEGITLALEQLLA; the protein is encoded by the coding sequence ATGAAGGGGCATGTACGCGCGCGCTCAAACAAGAAATGGGAATTTGTAATTCCTGTGGGAAAGAATTTAGACGGATCTAGGAAACGAATTACTGGCGGAGGCTTTGCAGATAAAGAGAAGGCAGAGGAAGCAATGGTTAAAAAGATGTATGAGATTAATGCCGGTTTATTTATCGAGCCTTCTAAAGAGACGGTGTTTAATTTCTTTTCAACATGGATCGCTCAAAAGAAGAGCCAACTGAGGACGAGCACGTACTCCAATTACCTGGGCTACTTTAATAACCACATCGCACCGAACTTGGGCAACATCCTTTTAAGCAAACTAACGACGCAACATATTCAACAGTTGTACATGAAGATGAATCAGACGAATTCACCCCGTACTGTAAAGCACCTTCATACGATGCTGAAACAAGGTCTCGGCCGGGCAGTTAAACTTAATATCATAGCCAAAAATCCCGCAGAGGACTGTATGCTCCCGAAAATTGAAAATGAACCTTTCGACTGTTGGAACGCGGAGGAACTTCGGCAATTCTTGGATTTTGCCAAGTCTAGTCGATGGTATTTAGCCTTTTTAATCGCCGCATACACTGGAGCCCGACTTGGAGAGGTACTAGCACTTCGGTGGGAAAATATCGACTTTAGCAAGGGGACGGTCACGATCAAAAACGCATTAACTCGTAAAGATCGGGGCTTCCAGTTGGGCCAAACTAAAACCCGTAGTAGCATAAGACAGATTAGATTGCCGGCCACCGTCATACAAGAACTTTTGGTGTTAAAAAATGTGCTGTATGTTGGGTCTAAGAAGAGCGAAGTGGATGCAAGAGTATTCAACAACCCCAAGGATTTTATCGTTCATACATTTGATGGGAATTACCTCAGTCCGCACAACTTCGTCAAGACCTGGAGGAAGCTTGTACGGGAAAGCGGCTTAAGGAAGATTCGATTCCATGATCTGCGACATACGCACGCAACCTTGTTACTCGAAGCAGGCATTAACATGAAGGCTGTTTCCAGGCGACTCGGGCATAGCACGGTCAACATGACGCTAGACACCTATTCTCATGTAACGCCACAGATGGAGGAAGGAATAACGTTGGCTTTGGAGCAGCTATTGGCTTAG
- a CDS encoding stalk domain-containing protein, whose amino-acid sequence MKFKKLGLLCLILCVTLSVPIHVFADGKTSDITVFVEGKPVNFSDAQPISIKGRTMVPLRAVFEAMGAKVDWDNANQRVTATYKKDNKTVVLQLTIGSPFIQRTISDQYNNTRTFVQKLDTPAQTIKGSTLIPLRASGESLGSEVKWDNANQIASLNYLSILDLPQSFPEYKVIGSIWDQSTEELNAFFATNALRLSAGTKNPLTLNVELSKVARIKAKDIYTHNTVEHESVTLGTPQAMLSKAGISFASMGENLARGFTAGDKVVEGWHQSPSHFATIKTESYTEMGIGLYNNFWAQEFIISSSKDSFKLYHDRVALVDNYNTKISAAKTDAEIKQLSDARDKALFDYDVKANADKSKTRELNNIFFFDFVSKKFPGKFTIYEDRDLDEGYQYYVDHQVVLTQNYKTAKSVMEFKIAPSGINNSSVMGLVKDILSKKLMLSMPTFDNDVKEALKADDSWFSRTYDGERIEFEYSDGYLYLRF is encoded by the coding sequence TTGAAATTTAAAAAATTAGGTTTATTATGCCTAATACTATGTGTCACCCTTAGCGTCCCTATCCATGTATTTGCTGATGGGAAAACAAGCGATATTACAGTCTTTGTCGAGGGAAAACCTGTTAATTTTAGCGATGCACAACCAATTAGCATCAAAGGACGTACAATGGTACCTCTTCGTGCAGTATTTGAAGCAATGGGTGCAAAAGTAGATTGGGATAATGCTAACCAACGGGTTACTGCAACCTACAAGAAAGACAACAAGACGGTCGTTTTGCAATTGACCATTGGGTCTCCTTTTATCCAACGCACAATATCAGACCAATACAATAATACACGTACATTCGTTCAAAAACTCGATACACCGGCTCAAACGATTAAAGGTTCAACACTTATTCCGCTTCGTGCTAGTGGCGAATCTCTTGGATCCGAGGTCAAGTGGGATAATGCTAATCAAATCGCTAGCCTTAACTATTTGAGCATTCTAGACCTTCCTCAATCCTTTCCAGAATACAAAGTTATAGGTAGTATCTGGGACCAATCAACGGAAGAATTAAATGCATTTTTCGCTACTAATGCTCTTAGGCTTTCCGCAGGAACCAAAAATCCGTTGACTCTTAATGTAGAATTATCCAAAGTAGCGAGAATAAAAGCAAAAGATATATACACACACAACACAGTAGAACATGAATCAGTCACCTTAGGAACACCTCAAGCGATGCTTTCCAAAGCAGGGATTTCGTTTGCTAGTATGGGTGAAAATTTAGCCCGTGGGTTTACCGCGGGGGACAAAGTAGTAGAAGGGTGGCATCAAAGCCCTAGCCACTTTGCGACTATTAAAACAGAGAGTTATACTGAAATGGGTATTGGCTTGTACAATAACTTCTGGGCACAAGAGTTTATCATCTCCTCATCTAAGGATTCTTTCAAGTTATATCACGATCGTGTTGCCTTGGTAGATAACTACAATACCAAGATCAGTGCTGCAAAAACCGATGCTGAAATCAAGCAGTTATCGGATGCTAGAGATAAAGCATTGTTTGATTATGATGTTAAAGCCAATGCGGATAAAAGTAAAACACGCGAGCTTAACAATATTTTCTTCTTTGATTTCGTGTCCAAAAAGTTTCCTGGTAAGTTCACTATTTACGAAGATAGGGACCTTGACGAAGGCTACCAATATTATGTAGACCACCAAGTTGTTCTGACACAAAACTACAAAACAGCAAAGTCAGTTATGGAGTTCAAGATTGCACCTTCCGGAATTAACAACTCTTCCGTCATGGGATTAGTCAAAGATATTCTTAGTAAAAAGTTGATGCTATCTATGCCTACTTTTGACAATGATGTAAAAGAGGCACTAAAAGCTGACGATTCCTGGTTCTCACGCACATATGACGGGGAACGTATTGAATTTGAATACAGCGATGGTTATTTATACCTCCGATTTTAA
- a CDS encoding copper amine oxidase N-terminal domain-containing protein, whose amino-acid sequence MKRIITLMLVVALILASSAVTSAAATTNKQPAKKPVTPEKKISLTINNKSVVLMPGPIIQKNTVFVPTSVFRQLGGQVFPGDNKKTLLITTNKRNFFETQVGTLIATRNDENVKLTQPVTLINGSFYVPVDVLQKYLEIGVRWDNKKYTLELIELLPQLDIVLKNNDLVKFSALLKDGINPNDALNKLIMYQKDASWASVAVAAGANVNTYFSDAVSNKLTDIVKVLLATKKVDLNLGTGSDGWYSYLRRAGLGIQATHLTPEGKKITGYTTPSIELAQMLYDYGFRADAADVDVFITLRDPQWVDWMLSHGADPNSESVKIFYADDKGMTFYNIPAGVPDKNLKQKLIVSAYTTAISFYMIEPASADTFELLAIKYKANLDSLTQAQKNKILSIAKELKKDNLVEVLVKAGAK is encoded by the coding sequence ATGAAACGCATCATAACGCTAATGTTAGTCGTAGCTCTGATTCTCGCAAGTTCCGCTGTGACTTCCGCAGCAGCAACGACTAACAAACAACCGGCAAAGAAACCTGTGACTCCTGAAAAAAAAATTTCGCTTACCATTAACAATAAAAGCGTTGTTTTGATGCCAGGGCCAATTATTCAAAAGAATACAGTTTTTGTTCCTACAAGTGTATTTCGTCAGTTAGGTGGTCAAGTGTTTCCGGGCGATAACAAAAAAACATTACTAATTACCACCAATAAACGTAATTTTTTTGAAACCCAAGTTGGTACTTTGATCGCTACAAGGAATGATGAAAATGTAAAACTAACGCAACCTGTAACGTTAATTAATGGGTCATTCTATGTTCCGGTTGATGTTTTACAAAAGTATTTGGAGATAGGGGTTAGATGGGATAACAAGAAATATACGCTTGAACTTATCGAACTTCTTCCGCAGTTGGACATTGTTCTAAAGAATAATGACCTAGTTAAGTTCTCTGCATTGCTTAAAGATGGCATCAATCCAAATGATGCTTTGAATAAGCTTATCATGTACCAGAAAGACGCGTCTTGGGCTAGTGTTGCAGTAGCGGCGGGGGCAAATGTAAATACTTACTTTTCGGATGCTGTTTCTAATAAGTTGACTGACATTGTAAAAGTACTACTAGCAACCAAGAAAGTAGATCTAAATCTGGGAACGGGAAGTGATGGATGGTATTCGTATTTGAGGAGGGCGGGCTTGGGTATACAGGCCACACATCTCACACCCGAGGGGAAAAAAATAACTGGGTATACAACCCCTTCTATTGAATTGGCACAAATGCTATATGATTACGGATTTAGGGCTGATGCTGCTGATGTAGATGTGTTTATTACCCTTAGAGATCCGCAATGGGTAGATTGGATGCTTAGTCATGGTGCAGATCCGAACAGTGAGTCAGTTAAGATTTTTTATGCTGACGACAAGGGAATGACTTTCTATAATATCCCTGCTGGAGTTCCAGATAAGAATTTAAAGCAAAAATTGATCGTATCGGCATACACAACGGCTATATCATTTTATATGATTGAGCCTGCCTCAGCAGACACGTTTGAGTTGTTAGCTATAAAATACAAAGCGAATTTGGATTCGCTGACGCAAGCTCAAAAGAATAAAATATTGTCAATCGCAAAAGAACTTAAAAAGGATAATCTAGTTGAAGTTCTTGTCAAAGCGGGTGCTAAATAG
- a CDS encoding helix-turn-helix domain-containing protein: MEELVKRLGKRIRQLRRERKLSQEELGERSKLHTNYIGQVERGEKNLTVQTLEKIARGLNVSLEQLFRHLDPMTTSDGTSELLELLSERSKDDKALVLSLAKSVFKWGQRKNY, translated from the coding sequence ATGGAAGAGCTCGTAAAGCGATTAGGTAAACGTATTCGCCAACTTCGTAGGGAGAGGAAGCTAAGCCAAGAAGAATTGGGCGAGCGATCCAAGTTACATACAAACTACATTGGTCAGGTCGAGCGTGGGGAGAAAAATTTAACTGTCCAAACACTCGAAAAAATAGCACGCGGTTTAAATGTATCCCTTGAACAGCTTTTTCGTCATCTTGACCCAATGACGACAAGCGACGGAACAAGTGAACTACTTGAGTTGCTAAGCGAGCGTTCTAAGGATGACAAAGCCTTGGTTCTGTCGCTCGCTAAGTCAGTGTTTAAGTGGGGGCAAAGAAAGAACTATTAG
- a CDS encoding Crp/Fnr family transcriptional regulator — protein MYSSVLDTSFFKGVIDSADDDFVIGMFVERHYPKGSVVFQQGDEGREMYVIKSGTLKIYRQDQGREIVLGHQFSGEAIGELEMFHYDNKRLASVATMEKTTLWMIRKADLDKLALKYPVLLRKALYIVSERLSQANRKIEYLSFLDVRVRVANILLDLNSNFGIDAEQGRLIQFRVSQQHLANTIGAGRESVARVLLELQKENLIHIANKDMYIVDLPRLERLAGPESEPQEERKWHSSHKYMI, from the coding sequence ATGTATTCCTCTGTCCTCGATACATCATTTTTCAAAGGTGTAATAGATTCTGCGGACGATGACTTTGTAATAGGAATGTTCGTGGAACGTCACTACCCTAAAGGTTCAGTTGTGTTTCAACAAGGCGATGAAGGACGTGAGATGTACGTCATTAAGTCCGGTACATTAAAGATTTACAGGCAGGACCAGGGACGAGAAATTGTGCTTGGGCATCAGTTTTCAGGCGAAGCGATTGGTGAACTGGAAATGTTTCACTATGACAATAAACGGCTTGCCTCTGTTGCTACTATGGAGAAGACGACCCTCTGGATGATTCGTAAAGCCGACCTCGATAAGCTGGCTCTGAAATATCCTGTACTTCTGCGCAAAGCGTTGTACATTGTGAGTGAACGGTTAAGTCAAGCGAACCGCAAAATTGAATATTTATCATTTCTGGATGTACGTGTGCGTGTAGCCAACATCCTTCTTGACTTAAACTCCAACTTCGGAATAGATGCAGAGCAAGGTCGACTAATTCAGTTTCGCGTCTCGCAGCAGCACTTGGCAAATACAATAGGTGCTGGACGTGAGTCAGTTGCCCGCGTCTTGTTGGAATTGCAGAAGGAAAATCTTATACATATTGCAAATAAAGATATGTACATTGTAGATTTGCCAAGACTTGAACGATTGGCAGGCCCTGAGTCGGAACCTCAGGAAGAACGGAAATGGCATTCATCCCACAAATACATGATATAA
- a CDS encoding AAA family ATPase, with protein sequence MKIGIATGDINLNDMLTKIIDDYVTVWSDLDQAMKGANDTDIIILSTNLPGKVLDFMYTQGDKPIILLTDRPNQVTLRMPHLFICDIYGMMEKDITNEIINLLKSDRLAALKTRMYLKMNRSSQKSKLIVTYSPLPRQGKTTFIKNLSSFIADKNGDKKVAVVDLNLYNSDLLHAFGFEKHEIKEKKLEDFIEDTERSLLNCEVFIYKKLANLHILPHISSPYETNRFTGDVTFKLLEELKQRYDYVFIEISSHLVSNTSVISLMNADHVYVVTTAESHSLRAFERWFPEELKQKLLYNNKSVQLILNEYGKNSSGLQSNQAIEIGIGTSIVARIPHLPWVMADKVVQGALETGEVKAFLTALQDIARQLNR encoded by the coding sequence ATGAAAATTGGAATTGCCACAGGAGATATAAATTTGAATGACATGCTAACAAAGATAATAGATGATTATGTAACGGTATGGTCTGATCTGGATCAAGCCATGAAGGGAGCAAATGATACAGATATAATCATTCTATCTACAAACCTTCCAGGAAAAGTACTCGATTTTATGTACACGCAAGGAGATAAGCCCATTATCTTGCTTACAGATCGACCAAATCAAGTGACATTAAGAATGCCCCATCTGTTCATTTGCGATATTTATGGGATGATGGAGAAGGACATAACAAACGAAATAATAAACCTGTTAAAATCAGATCGGTTGGCGGCATTAAAGACCAGAATGTATCTCAAAATGAACCGGAGTAGTCAGAAGTCAAAACTCATAGTGACTTACTCCCCGCTACCGAGACAAGGAAAAACAACATTCATAAAGAATCTCTCTTCTTTTATTGCTGATAAAAATGGAGATAAGAAAGTAGCAGTTGTAGACCTAAATTTATATAATTCAGATTTGCTTCATGCTTTTGGTTTTGAAAAACATGAAATTAAAGAGAAAAAACTTGAGGATTTCATAGAGGATACCGAACGCTCACTGCTTAATTGTGAGGTATTCATTTATAAAAAACTAGCAAATCTACATATCTTGCCTCACATTTCGTCACCTTACGAAACAAACAGGTTCACAGGCGATGTTACATTTAAACTACTGGAGGAACTCAAGCAACGATATGATTATGTGTTCATAGAAATAAGTAGCCATTTGGTATCAAATACATCGGTTATTTCACTAATGAATGCAGACCATGTATATGTTGTAACGACTGCGGAAAGCCATTCGCTTCGTGCGTTTGAACGTTGGTTTCCAGAAGAACTGAAACAGAAACTACTTTACAACAATAAGTCCGTGCAACTGATCTTGAATGAATACGGCAAAAACAGTAGCGGCTTACAGTCAAACCAAGCGATAGAGATAGGCATAGGCACTTCAATTGTGGCCCGTATTCCGCATTTACCTTGGGTAATGGCAGACAAGGTCGTGCAGGGAGCATTGGAAACAGGTGAGGTGAAAGCTTTTCTAACTGCGTTGCAAGATATCGCTCGTCAATTGAATCGTTAG
- a CDS encoding leucine-rich repeat domain-containing protein yields MKKFNHISLILAALLVFQMLPLFMGKAAAANPEAIFPDANLDQAIHDWLEIPVGSPIYKSDLEIKLNSLSGIDKGLPYELWNKNISSLEGMEMFKGLDFRVLNLAGNNITDLSPIAGLMTLENLDLLSDAGPGSNNVSDLSPLRGLTNMRFLNLSNNAVSELEPLSGLTGMWSLNISGNNVSSVSPLSGMNQLFYLDISRNQISDISNFLAFTAMRNLYVGNNQISDISSLSELMQLQSLALQNNRISSISPLSGLTNLTHLVFSNNQVSNIVPLSGLTNLQDLQFSYNQINDITPVSGLSNLKNFVASNNEITDPSPISGFSNLYILDLKGNIITDITSLNGLTSLTYADISYNFIDLFSGENQSIANALPAGSSIEPQQKMFPLSSVTNTIKVSTGATIKPGYINYLTSDGSTFPFTFSDPKGTTFSSANNNIATINSSGVITGVSEGTTQITAFNYGIDAPFTKITLNVQVDPAVVTLQSIIISPATATVQVGETKQYKATANFSDESTQDITNTAVWSLSDSMKASINSSGLTTGITSGSTNVTATWNNLNSTVILVVKALPSVPTPEPTPESTPTLDPPTVPTLDTAPGPTPGPTATPAPTPEESPEPPLPTPEPTPIVLKQILLTPKLAKVQVGATTKFKAIAIYSDNSTQDITAKGSWVVLDRIAHILNGVVTGDKVGSTKISIHWEGQTAVAHLLVEKQNETQSSVNQNTNKPIPPVNPIKPIISVIPRKPISIKVDKESSVEDIVTIYGRIHGVVRDSNGNPLVGVQVKLQSIVQNTITNENGEYAFYKVELGEHSLILLDANSLEKIGKIKIVVDNGVESHGKSAVSLELTQDNPELIVNVIVTPNADPAPTVDPLTPIDDKPTSTNDETNQSINPIILGAVLFTFVVLVIFWLRRKNVFVYEMHNMPGQEKLILLKKMKIKPTNETVIDIPDVLANHTLLVVIKKRLTNKLLHKNIAITTGTKTINIKVEPEMLNQDIKLGIN; encoded by the coding sequence ATGAAGAAGTTTAATCACATTTCATTAATATTAGCGGCTTTATTGGTATTTCAAATGTTACCGCTATTCATGGGTAAGGCAGCTGCAGCCAATCCAGAAGCAATATTTCCCGACGCTAATCTAGATCAAGCCATTCATGATTGGTTGGAGATACCTGTAGGTTCACCAATTTATAAGTCGGATCTTGAGATCAAACTCAACTCGTTGTCAGGTATAGATAAGGGGCTTCCATATGAACTTTGGAACAAGAATATATCCAGCCTTGAAGGAATGGAAATGTTCAAGGGATTGGATTTCAGGGTGCTAAATCTAGCAGGTAATAACATCACAGATCTTTCTCCAATTGCCGGACTTATGACACTGGAGAATCTTGATTTATTATCTGATGCAGGTCCAGGCAGCAATAATGTTTCCGATTTAAGTCCTTTAAGAGGGCTAACGAACATGCGGTTCCTTAACCTGTCAAACAATGCTGTCTCTGAACTTGAACCCCTTTCTGGATTGACCGGTATGTGGTCGCTTAACATTAGTGGAAATAATGTTAGTAGTGTTAGTCCGTTAAGCGGCATGAATCAATTGTTTTACCTAGATATCTCCCGGAATCAAATCAGTGATATAAGCAATTTTTTAGCCTTTACTGCGATGAGAAATTTGTATGTTGGAAATAATCAAATTTCAGATATATCTTCACTTTCAGAGCTAATGCAGCTACAAAGTCTTGCACTTCAGAACAACAGAATTTCGAGTATATCTCCGCTGTCTGGACTTACTAACTTGACACATCTCGTATTCAGCAATAACCAAGTATCAAATATCGTACCATTAAGCGGGCTAACTAATCTCCAAGACCTTCAATTTAGTTACAATCAAATAAATGATATTACACCGGTTAGCGGATTATCTAATCTTAAAAACTTTGTTGCAAGCAATAATGAAATCACAGACCCCTCGCCAATTAGTGGTTTTAGCAACCTCTACATCTTGGATCTTAAGGGAAATATTATTACAGATATAACGTCTCTTAATGGACTTACTAGCCTAACGTATGCAGATATTAGTTACAACTTCATTGATTTGTTCAGTGGGGAAAACCAATCGATCGCCAATGCTTTACCCGCTGGATCTAGTATCGAGCCGCAACAGAAAATGTTCCCATTGTCGTCAGTAACAAATACAATAAAAGTTTCAACAGGTGCGACAATCAAGCCAGGGTATATTAATTACCTTACGAGTGATGGGTCTACATTTCCGTTTACTTTTAGTGATCCTAAAGGAACTACATTCTCTTCTGCAAACAATAACATTGCAACTATCAATTCAAGCGGTGTAATAACAGGGGTGAGTGAAGGGACGACCCAAATAACAGCGTTTAACTATGGCATTGATGCACCCTTTACAAAGATTACACTTAATGTTCAAGTCGATCCGGCAGTTGTAACCCTTCAGAGCATCATTATTTCACCGGCTACGGCTACAGTTCAAGTTGGAGAAACAAAACAGTATAAAGCCACAGCAAACTTTTCTGATGAATCAACGCAGGACATAACAAACACCGCAGTTTGGTCACTCTCCGATTCGATGAAAGCAAGCATTAACTCATCTGGATTGACCACCGGAATTACATCTGGTTCAACGAATGTGACGGCCACTTGGAACAACCTGAATAGTACAGTTATATTAGTCGTAAAAGCGTTACCCTCTGTGCCAACACCGGAGCCAACACCTGAATCAACGCCCACATTAGACCCACCTACAGTGCCAACACTAGATACGGCACCAGGACCAACACCAGGTCCTACAGCTACTCCAGCACCGACACCAGAGGAATCTCCAGAACCACCACTACCCACTCCGGAGCCTACACCTATAGTTTTGAAACAAATTCTGCTTACGCCAAAGCTTGCTAAAGTACAAGTTGGAGCTACAACTAAGTTCAAGGCGATTGCCATCTATAGTGACAACAGTACCCAAGATATTACTGCAAAAGGTTCATGGGTGGTTTTAGATCGAATCGCCCACATTTTGAATGGTGTAGTAACAGGTGATAAGGTGGGTTCAACAAAGATTAGTATCCATTGGGAAGGTCAGACCGCTGTTGCTCATTTATTAGTTGAAAAGCAGAACGAGACGCAATCTAGTGTTAATCAGAATACGAACAAACCTATCCCTCCTGTAAATCCAATAAAGCCCATTATCTCGGTCATACCCAGAAAGCCAATCTCCATAAAAGTAGATAAAGAATCCTCAGTTGAAGATATAGTAACGATATATGGGAGAATACATGGTGTAGTAAGGGATTCAAACGGAAATCCACTAGTAGGAGTGCAGGTTAAATTGCAATCTATCGTGCAAAATACGATAACAAACGAAAATGGTGAGTATGCCTTTTATAAAGTGGAGCTCGGAGAACATTCTTTAATTCTCTTAGATGCAAACAGTCTGGAGAAAATCGGGAAGATTAAAATTGTTGTAGACAATGGTGTTGAGAGCCACGGGAAATCGGCGGTTTCTCTAGAACTAACCCAGGATAATCCCGAATTAATCGTTAATGTAATTGTAACTCCAAATGCTGATCCTGCCCCTACCGTTGACCCATTAACGCCAATAGATGACAAACCAACGTCTACTAATGATGAGACTAATCAAAGCATTAACCCAATAATACTGGGTGCCGTTCTTTTCACCTTTGTTGTTCTCGTTATTTTCTGGCTCCGCCGTAAGAATGTTTTTGTCTACGAGATGCATAATATGCCAGGTCAAGAAAAGCTAATATTATTGAAGAAAATGAAGATTAAACCCACAAATGAAACTGTAATTGATATTCCAGATGTACTAGCAAATCATACATTGCTGGTTGTCATTAAAAAGAGACTTACCAATAAACTGCTGCATAAGAATATTGCTATCACAACTGGAACAAAGACTATCAATATTAAAGTTGAACCTGAAATGCTAAATCAGGACATCAAGCTTGGAATAAATTAA
- a CDS encoding SinI family restriction endonuclease gives MAININDFFDLNLDKKENIITELKKKYSFLTPKQQTNLYQLIDLAVEFKQIPDQIQSKDISALPLEKQILPLLQKWLNNNVNSITTRNNARLAKPFSDKDTVEDPALAHMLSTYFKVDNYDLTGDCGVEQHLQSHQILMAIENIQGHLLEEYIASVICGDPFNFLWCDGQTIKAADFCKRIDIHGEPSLLRLIQIKNKYNTENSSSSKIREDTPIVIWYRLGKKKIDKKNVPDYKWDDLNNAVEGITGHNPDLSEEKYLNFLENIITHNPKIFYNEA, from the coding sequence GTGGCTATAAATATCAATGATTTTTTTGATTTAAATTTAGATAAAAAGGAAAATATTATTACAGAGTTAAAAAAAAAATATTCATTTCTTACACCAAAACAACAGACAAATTTATATCAGTTAATTGACTTGGCGGTAGAATTCAAACAGATTCCAGATCAAATACAATCAAAGGATATTAGTGCTTTACCTCTAGAAAAACAAATACTGCCTTTATTACAAAAATGGTTAAATAACAACGTTAATTCTATTACGACTCGTAATAATGCTCGTTTAGCCAAGCCATTTTCAGATAAAGACACTGTTGAAGACCCTGCATTAGCACATATGTTATCTACATATTTTAAGGTAGATAATTACGATTTAACTGGGGATTGTGGAGTTGAGCAACATCTACAATCTCATCAAATTTTAATGGCAATTGAAAACATTCAAGGCCACTTGTTAGAAGAGTACATCGCAAGTGTTATTTGTGGTGACCCGTTTAATTTTCTTTGGTGTGACGGGCAAACTATTAAAGCGGCAGACTTTTGCAAACGCATCGATATTCATGGTGAGCCATCACTATTAAGACTTATCCAAATTAAAAATAAATATAATACAGAGAATAGTTCTAGTAGTAAAATCCGGGAAGATACTCCAATTGTAATTTGGTATAGACTCGGAAAGAAAAAAATCGATAAAAAAAATGTGCCTGACTACAAATGGGATGATTTAAACAACGCTGTTGAGGGGATAACAGGACATAATCCTGACCTTTCCGAAGAAAAATATTTGAATTTTCTTGAAAATATAATCACTCACAATCCAAAAATTTTTTACAATGAGGCATAA